Proteins encoded together in one Oceanobacillus iheyensis HTE831 window:
- a CDS encoding site-specific integrase, with amino-acid sequence MANIKKYTKKDGTTAYMFNAYLGKDPLTGKKKRTTRRGFKTKKDANIALSKILVEVDELGIRQNDQLTFQEVFEEWFKQHRREVKPTTVYAMESKFNRRILPVFGPYKMKDITRSHCQKAINGWAKELKTFKDYKIQANQVFRYAMKMDMIKRNPMDYVTLPKLKHEMEYVAELEEKKHYYTREELRTFLEAIQKDDMAYTMLRLLSFTGARKGELYALHWSDVDFHQKSISLKKTLIYTGGEKQLQTSKTKASRRIVSVDDETLAILKKWRSKQIQRYLTLELAAPFQSDDKQPIFTVYNQLKHEMDYCRLAYLNDKLERIYQKNPELPQIKVHEFRHTHASLLFAAGASIKDVQSRLGHTDIQTTMDIYTHVTDEAKEKTAEMFQKYMTF; translated from the coding sequence ATGGCAAACATTAAAAAGTACACAAAGAAAGACGGTACCACCGCTTATATGTTTAATGCTTATCTCGGCAAGGATCCCCTCACGGGCAAAAAGAAACGAACCACACGCCGAGGTTTCAAGACAAAAAAAGATGCAAATATTGCGTTATCTAAAATATTGGTTGAAGTCGACGAACTCGGGATCCGCCAAAATGATCAGCTGACCTTCCAGGAAGTTTTTGAAGAATGGTTTAAGCAACATCGTAGAGAAGTAAAGCCAACTACGGTGTATGCGATGGAGAGTAAATTCAACCGCAGGATCCTCCCGGTCTTCGGTCCTTACAAAATGAAAGACATAACCCGATCGCATTGCCAAAAAGCTATCAACGGTTGGGCCAAGGAGCTTAAAACCTTCAAGGATTATAAGATACAAGCAAACCAGGTCTTCCGATATGCTATGAAAATGGACATGATTAAGCGTAACCCGATGGACTATGTCACGTTACCCAAACTAAAACATGAGATGGAATATGTTGCAGAGCTGGAAGAAAAGAAGCATTACTATACCCGTGAAGAACTCAGAACCTTTTTAGAGGCGATTCAGAAGGATGACATGGCTTATACCATGTTACGGCTACTCTCCTTCACAGGAGCACGCAAGGGAGAACTGTATGCCCTGCATTGGTCGGACGTAGACTTCCATCAAAAATCGATCAGCTTGAAAAAGACATTAATTTACACCGGTGGGGAAAAGCAGCTTCAGACATCGAAAACAAAGGCCTCTCGGCGTATCGTTAGCGTTGACGATGAAACTCTGGCAATCTTAAAGAAATGGCGTAGCAAGCAAATACAACGCTATCTGACGTTAGAACTTGCTGCCCCTTTTCAGTCTGATGATAAGCAGCCCATCTTTACGGTTTATAATCAGTTAAAACATGAAATGGATTATTGTCGACTGGCTTACTTAAATGATAAACTAGAGCGAATTTATCAAAAGAATCCGGAGCTACCACAAATAAAAGTTCACGAATTCCGGCATACACATGCCAGTTTGTTGTTTGCAGCCGGGGCTTCTATCAAAGATGTACAATCCCGACTCGGCCACACCGATATTCAAACCACTATGGATATTTACACGCATGTGACCGATGAAGCGAAAGAGAAAACAGCTGAGATGTTCCAGAAGTACATGACTTTTTAG
- a CDS encoding DNA-directed RNA polymerase subunit alpha, which yields MIEIEKPKIETVEISENATFGKFVVEPLERGYGATLGNSLRRILLSSLPGAAVTTVQIDGALHEFSTVDGVVEDVTTIILNLKKLALKIYSEEPKTLEIDVQGEGAVTAADLTYDSDVEVMNPDLHIATLNSKGNLHMKLIAERGRGYRPAEENKNDDQPIGVIPIDSIFTPVSRVTYQVENTRVGQVANYDKLTMDVSTDGSIRPEEAVSLGAKIITEHLNIFVGLTDEAQNAEIMVEKEEDQKEKVMEMTIEELDLSVRSYNCLKRAGINTVQELANKSEEDMMKVRNLGRKSLEEVKVKLEDLGLGLRDDD from the coding sequence ATGATCGAAATCGAAAAGCCAAAGATTGAAACGGTTGAAATTAGCGAGAATGCTACATTTGGAAAATTCGTGGTTGAACCGCTTGAACGTGGATATGGTGCCACACTTGGAAACTCCTTGCGTCGTATCTTATTATCCTCACTGCCAGGTGCTGCTGTAACCACAGTACAAATTGATGGAGCTTTACATGAGTTTTCAACAGTTGATGGTGTTGTAGAAGATGTTACAACTATTATCCTCAACCTTAAGAAACTAGCTCTTAAAATTTATTCTGAAGAACCAAAAACATTAGAAATTGATGTTCAAGGTGAAGGTGCTGTAACTGCTGCAGATTTAACGTATGACAGTGATGTGGAAGTAATGAACCCGGATTTGCATATTGCAACGCTTAATAGCAAAGGCAATCTTCATATGAAGCTAATTGCAGAGCGAGGCCGTGGTTATCGTCCAGCAGAAGAGAATAAAAATGATGATCAACCAATCGGTGTCATTCCGATCGACTCCATCTTCACACCTGTTTCGCGCGTGACTTATCAAGTGGAAAACACTCGTGTAGGTCAAGTGGCAAACTATGATAAATTAACAATGGATGTATCTACGGATGGAAGCATTCGTCCTGAAGAAGCAGTTTCTTTAGGTGCTAAAATCATCACAGAACATCTTAATATTTTTGTAGGTTTAACAGATGAAGCACAAAATGCCGAAATCATGGTGGAAAAAGAAGAGGATCAAAAAGAGAAGGTTATGGAAATGACCATCGAAGAACTTGATCTATCTGTTAGATCTTACAACTGCTTGAAACGTGCTGGAATTAACACGGTTCAAGAGCTTGCGAATAAATCAGAAGAAGATATGATGAAAGTTCGTAATTTAGGACGTAAATCTTTAGAAGAAGTAAAAGTAAAATTAGAAGACCTAGGATTAGGTCTACGAGATGATGACTGA
- the truA gene encoding tRNA pseudouridine(38-40) synthase TruA, producing the protein MERLKCTVSYDGSDFAGFQVQPDHRTVQGVLEKALYNMHKGKSIRIQASGRTDTGVHAVGQVIHFDSPLEIPERNWKQALNTLLPDDVRIQKVEKKTEEFHARYSVKEKEYHYFVLNEEDPNVFQRGYVYHEPRKLDLERMQEACQYLEGTHDFTSFSSAKSSVKGSKVRTLYHVSCHQTGTNIEFIFRGSGFLYNMVRIMMSVLIDVGKGKRNPEDIIDLLASKNRQQIGKTMAPQGLYLWRVSYEENGNNV; encoded by the coding sequence GTGGAAAGATTAAAATGCACCGTATCGTATGATGGATCTGATTTTGCCGGATTCCAAGTACAACCAGATCACAGGACGGTACAAGGTGTCTTGGAAAAAGCATTGTACAACATGCATAAAGGTAAATCAATACGGATTCAAGCATCCGGTAGAACGGATACAGGTGTGCATGCTGTTGGACAAGTAATTCACTTCGACAGTCCACTGGAAATCCCTGAACGAAATTGGAAACAAGCACTAAATACATTACTACCGGATGATGTGCGAATTCAAAAGGTAGAAAAGAAAACAGAAGAATTCCATGCTCGATATAGTGTGAAAGAAAAAGAATATCACTATTTTGTCTTAAATGAAGAGGATCCTAATGTCTTTCAGAGAGGATATGTTTACCACGAACCTAGAAAACTGGATCTCGAACGAATGCAAGAAGCCTGTCAGTATCTAGAAGGTACACATGATTTTACGAGTTTTTCTTCAGCAAAGTCATCAGTAAAAGGATCAAAAGTTCGTACGTTATATCACGTATCTTGTCACCAAACAGGTACTAATATTGAATTTATCTTTCGGGGAAGCGGCTTTTTATATAATATGGTACGTATCATGATGAGTGTACTTATTGATGTTGGTAAAGGGAAGCGAAACCCAGAAGATATTATAGATTTGTTAGCGAGCAAAAACCGTCAACAAATAGGAAAAACAATGGCTCCACAAGGCTTGTATTTATGGCGAGTATCCTATGAAGAAAATGGCAATAATGTGTAA
- the rplQ gene encoding 50S ribosomal protein L17, translating into MARKLGRKTDSRMALLRNLASDLIIHERIETTEAKAKELRSIVEKMITLGKRGDLHARRQAAAFLYNKETDEDNNVIQKLFDDVAARYEDRQGGYTRVLKLNERQGDGAKMAIIELV; encoded by the coding sequence GTGGCTAGAAAGTTAGGACGTAAAACAGACAGTCGTATGGCTCTTCTTCGCAACCTTGCATCTGATTTGATCATTCATGAACGTATTGAAACAACAGAAGCAAAAGCGAAAGAGTTAAGATCGATTGTAGAAAAAATGATTACGCTAGGAAAACGTGGCGATTTACACGCTCGTCGTCAAGCTGCAGCATTCTTATACAACAAAGAAACAGATGAAGACAACAACGTTATTCAAAAGTTATTTGATGATGTTGCTGCACGCTATGAAGACAGACAAGGTGGATACACACGCGTTCTTAAACTTAATGAACGCCAAGGCGATGGTGCTAAAATGGCAATCATCGAATTGGTTTAA
- the rplM gene encoding 50S ribosomal protein L13: MRTTFMANEANIERKWLVVDAEGQRLGRLASEVASILRGKHKATYTPHADTGDNVIIINADKIELTGNKINDKMYYRHSNHPGGLKERNAYEMRTKYPEQMLEIAVKGMLPKGPLGRKMGKKLHVYRGAEHNHQAQKPEVYELRG; this comes from the coding sequence ATGCGCACAACTTTCATGGCGAATGAAGCGAATATTGAACGCAAATGGCTTGTTGTGGATGCTGAAGGACAACGTCTTGGTCGTTTAGCAAGTGAAGTAGCATCTATCCTTCGTGGAAAGCATAAAGCTACTTACACACCACACGCTGATACAGGAGATAATGTCATCATTATTAATGCTGACAAAATCGAATTAACTGGTAACAAAATCAACGATAAAATGTACTATCGTCACTCTAACCACCCAGGTGGATTAAAAGAGCGTAACGCTTACGAAATGCGTACTAAATACCCAGAGCAAATGCTTGAAATCGCGGTTAAAGGTATGCTTCCAAAAGGACCTCTAGGACGTAAAATGGGCAAGAAATTGCACGTTTACAGAGGAGCAGAGCACAACCATCAAGCGCAAAAACCAGAAGTTTATGAGCTTCGCGGATAA
- the rpsI gene encoding 30S ribosomal protein S9 has product MAQVQYYGTGRRKKSTARVRLVPGTGNVTINGRDAQDYFPYETQLLILNQPLAATETQGTYDVLVNVDGGGFTGQAGAIRHGIARALLQADPEYRSTLKSEGYLTRDARMKERKKYGLKKARRAPQFSKR; this is encoded by the coding sequence TTGGCACAAGTACAATACTACGGCACTGGACGCCGCAAAAAGTCAACTGCCCGTGTACGTTTAGTACCAGGTACAGGCAATGTAACAATAAATGGTCGTGATGCACAAGACTATTTTCCATATGAAACTCAACTTTTAATCTTGAACCAACCATTAGCTGCTACAGAAACTCAAGGAACTTATGATGTTCTTGTAAATGTAGATGGCGGTGGATTCACTGGTCAAGCAGGTGCAATCCGTCACGGTATCGCACGTGCATTATTACAAGCAGATCCTGAGTATCGTTCTACTCTTAAATCAGAAGGATACCTTACTCGTGATGCTCGTATGAAAGAACGTAAAAAATACGGTCTTAAAAAGGCACGTCGTGCACCTCAGTTCTCAAAACGTTAA
- a CDS encoding energy-coupling factor transporter ATPase, with translation MDISFKNVSYIYQENTPFEHRAIEDLSFTIGSGSIVAIIGHTGSGKSTLIQHLNGLTIPSRGEVRVGDFVLNQDGKPKDIRNLRSKVGVVFQYPEHQLFEETVQKDIAFGPQNFGVNEQEIKERIASILPSVGLSDSVLERSPFDLSGGQKRRVAIAGVLAMKPQVLVLDEPTAGLDPRGQKEMMTMFDHIHHEQNLTTIFVTHNMEDALKYADKVIILNKGQKFMEGKPLEVLRQREKLQQVQLDTPEVIDFIDKYNHRFHDNLIYQNESIVDIAAEMKRRLDGGQHE, from the coding sequence ATGGACATATCATTCAAAAATGTAAGTTATATATATCAAGAAAATACTCCTTTTGAACATCGAGCTATAGAGGATTTAAGCTTTACCATTGGATCAGGATCCATAGTAGCCATTATTGGTCATACAGGTTCGGGTAAATCTACATTGATACAGCATTTGAATGGTTTAACCATTCCATCTCGTGGCGAAGTTCGGGTTGGGGATTTTGTACTTAATCAAGATGGAAAACCAAAAGATATCCGCAATCTACGCAGTAAAGTGGGAGTTGTGTTTCAATATCCTGAGCATCAATTATTTGAGGAGACGGTACAAAAGGATATTGCATTTGGGCCACAGAATTTTGGTGTTAACGAGCAAGAAATCAAGGAACGCATTGCTTCAATATTGCCTTCGGTGGGCCTATCTGATTCGGTGCTAGAGCGGTCCCCATTTGATTTAAGTGGGGGACAGAAGCGTCGTGTGGCCATTGCTGGAGTACTAGCCATGAAACCACAAGTGTTAGTACTAGACGAGCCTACTGCAGGTCTGGACCCACGTGGACAGAAAGAAATGATGACTATGTTCGACCACATACATCATGAGCAAAATTTAACTACTATATTTGTTACACATAATATGGAAGATGCACTCAAGTACGCTGATAAAGTAATTATCCTTAATAAAGGACAGAAATTTATGGAGGGCAAGCCTCTCGAAGTGTTGAGACAACGGGAAAAGCTTCAACAAGTTCAATTGGATACGCCAGAAGTAATTGACTTCATCGATAAATACAATCATCGTTTTCATGATAATCTCATTTATCAAAACGAGTCTATTGTTGATATAGCTGCAGAGATGAAGCGTCGATTGGACGGTGGTCAACATGAATAA
- a CDS encoding energy-coupling factor ABC transporter ATP-binding protein — MSRKIVEFRNVSFRYDEEGPWVLKNCSFEIYEDEWLAIIGHNGSGKSTIAKLLNGLLFPQEGEIYIDGIKVDENSIWDIRKEVGMVFQNPDNQFVGATVQDDVAFGMENRGIPREIMKKRIDETLQAVRMQDYLLTEPHRLSGGQKQRVAIASVLAISPKILILDEATAMLDPVGRKEIMQTVNSIQDSQGLSLITITHDLKEITRADRVIVLNNGERWDEATPSQLFKRKDALREIGLDVPFVAHLSDAFRNNGITIEHSPLSHEQLLEELWTYHSKM; from the coding sequence ATGAGTCGTAAAATAGTAGAGTTTAGAAATGTGTCGTTTCGTTATGACGAAGAAGGACCATGGGTATTAAAAAATTGCTCTTTTGAAATTTATGAAGATGAATGGCTAGCTATTATTGGCCATAATGGTTCTGGAAAATCAACGATCGCCAAGCTTTTAAATGGATTGTTGTTCCCGCAAGAAGGGGAAATTTATATAGATGGTATCAAAGTAGATGAAAATTCGATATGGGATATACGAAAAGAAGTAGGTATGGTATTCCAAAATCCTGACAACCAATTTGTTGGTGCAACTGTTCAAGATGATGTTGCTTTTGGGATGGAGAATCGAGGAATTCCTAGAGAAATCATGAAAAAGAGAATTGATGAAACCTTACAAGCTGTTCGTATGCAAGATTATTTGTTAACCGAACCGCATCGTTTGTCAGGTGGACAAAAACAGCGTGTCGCTATTGCAAGTGTATTAGCGATCTCACCCAAGATACTGATATTAGATGAAGCGACTGCCATGTTAGATCCGGTGGGTCGAAAAGAAATCATGCAAACCGTTAACTCGATTCAAGATTCACAAGGACTATCTCTAATTACAATTACACATGATTTAAAAGAAATAACTCGAGCTGATCGTGTAATTGTTTTAAATAATGGAGAACGTTGGGATGAGGCAACCCCAAGCCAATTATTCAAAAGAAAAGATGCACTGCGAGAAATCGGATTGGATGTTCCGTTTGTTGCGCATTTAAGTGATGCGTTTCGTAACAATGGAATCACAATTGAACATTCACCGTTAAGTCATGAACAACTGTTGGAGGAACTATGGACATATCATTCAAAAATGTAA
- a CDS encoding energy-coupling factor transporter transmembrane component T family protein: MNNALIIGQYVPGNSIVHRLDPRTKITIVFFFVFIVFFANNVPSYSLLTVFALLCMFSSRVPIRFVAKGLIPVWFLIVFTFILHLFVTKEGTLLFEFWFIEIYSGGLIQGFAISLRFFLLILVTSLLTLTTTPIEITDAVEDMLAPLKKVRFPVHELALMMSISLRFIPTLMQETDKISRAQASRGVDFRTGPIKDRVMAVIPLLVPLFVSAFKRAEELAMAMEARGYQGGEGRSKLRELTIGPKDISIMVSFAIVIIALFLLRK, from the coding sequence ATGAATAATGCTTTAATTATTGGGCAATACGTTCCAGGCAACTCCATCGTGCATCGTTTAGATCCACGTACCAAAATAACGATCGTATTCTTTTTTGTTTTTATCGTGTTTTTTGCCAATAATGTTCCGAGTTACAGTTTATTAACGGTGTTTGCACTTTTATGTATGTTTTCCTCACGAGTACCAATACGATTTGTCGCAAAAGGATTAATACCAGTTTGGTTTTTAATTGTTTTTACATTTATTCTACACTTATTCGTGACAAAGGAAGGTACGTTGCTTTTTGAGTTTTGGTTTATAGAAATCTATTCAGGTGGGCTTATTCAAGGTTTTGCGATTTCTTTACGATTCTTTTTATTGATATTAGTAACGTCATTACTAACACTAACGACGACGCCTATTGAGATTACAGATGCTGTAGAAGATATGCTTGCCCCATTGAAAAAAGTAAGGTTTCCCGTACATGAACTAGCGTTAATGATGTCTATTTCATTGCGATTTATCCCAACGTTAATGCAAGAGACAGATAAAATCTCACGTGCACAAGCATCACGTGGTGTTGACTTTCGTACAGGCCCGATTAAAGATCGTGTGATGGCGGTTATTCCTTTACTTGTTCCGTTATTTGTAAGTGCATTTAAGCGTGCAGAAGAGCTTGCAATGGCGATGGAAGCACGCGGCTATCAAGGAGGCGAAGGTCGTAGTAAATTACGTGAACTAACGATTGGACCTAAGGATATTAGTATTATGGTTAGCTTTGCAATTGTCATAATAGCTTTATTCTTACTGAGAAAGTAG